GACGCCAAGGTCAAAGAAGCGTCCGACGCGATCGCGCGACTCGTCCGATCCTGATTCCCTGTCCAGAAAGGTGAACAAGTGCAGAACGAATACATCGTCGAGGGAATGACCTGCCAGCACTGCGCCGCATCGGTTTCCGAGGAGATATCCGAACTGGAAGGCGTGACCGGCGTGGACGTCGACGTCGCCAGCGGTGAAGTTGTCGTCACGAGCGATCAGGACATCGACGCGGCTGCCATCGCTTCCGCGGTCACCGAAGCGGGATACACACTCGTTTCCCGATGAGTGAACGGCACCTGATCGTGGATCCGAAAACGAATCGCCGCGTGGGCAGAGAATCCGGCGCAATGCGATGAACAAGCTGCTGTCCGGTTCCGGAATTTTCGTCTCGATCATGACGATGACTCTGGCCTGTTCGTCCGGATCGGTTGCCCGGGATGACAGCGGGGCACCTGCGCTGGATGTGACAACCGAACTGGACGGCCTGAGCAGGCCATGGGATGTGGTGGCGGCACCGGACGGCGCAATCCTGACCGGCGAACGGTCGGGTCGATTTATCGTCGAGCGTGCGGACGGATCGGTGGCAGACCTCGAGGCCGATCTCGGCGATCTCTATGCCGAGGGTGAAACCGGTTTGATGGGAATCGAACTGGCACCGGATTTTTCCTCGTCCAGAACGTTGTACACCTGCCAAGGCGTCCTTGGGAAGAGCGACTCGGAAGGGAACCGCATCGCCGTCGTTCGTTGGTCCGTGGACGCGGCCTGGACTGAATTGACGAGGGTCGCGACCGTTCTCGACGGTATCCCGGTCGCGGGCAACGGCCGTCATGGCGGTTGCCGAATCCTGGCTGCAGAAGATGGTTCGCTGTTCGTGGGAACTGGGGACACTGCGAGCCCGACTGTCCCGCAGGATCGAACTTCACTGGGCGGCAAAGTACTTCACATAGATGCCGACGGCTCACCCGCCGCAGACGCACCCGACCGCGTGTACACACTCGGACATCGCAACGTGCAGGGCCTGGCATTCGCGCCCGGCACCGACAGACTGTACGAGGTGGAGCAGGGCACGAGCCGGGACGATGAACTGAACCTCTTGGTTCCCGCCGGGAACTACGGATACAAGCCGGATCGCGAGCCGGGAATCTACGACGAGTCGGTGGAGATGACCGACCCCGATCGCGTGCCGGGTGCACGCGCTGCGGTCTGGAGTTCCGGATCACCGACGATTGCGACGCCAGGGCTGGCATTCGCCGATGGCGCAGCGTGGGGTGAGTGGAACGGCGCAGCTGTCGTCTCGAGTCAACAGGGCCAGAAGCTGGTTTTTCTGAAGCTGACGGACGACGGTACCGGGGTCGCTCGGCATGCCGTTGCGCTCGAGAACGAGTACGGCAGGCTCCGCTCGGTCACGGGCCTGTCCGATGGTTCGCTTCTGGTTACCACCGACAACGGCTCGGATGACAAGGTGCTGCGCATATCTCCTCGATGATGCCCATCTCTCCCCGAAGACGCACGGGGGACCATCGCGCAAAACCGGCGATGGTCCCCAACTTATGGCGGCGTCAGACTGCGTGAGCCTTGCTCGGATGATCTGCGGACTCCTCGTCGCTTCCCGCGCCCGGATGACCGAGCATGGCGGCGCCGAGGAGTTCTTCCGGCACGCCGAAGCCCTCGACCAGCTCGAGTGCATGCGGACGCAGCGAGCGGCACCGCTCGTTGATCCCGCGGGTGACGGCCTTCGATCGCTCCGTCGAGAGATAGCGGTGCTCGACGAACCAGGCTTTGTCCTCCTCGATGACGGAGAGTGCATAGATATCGCACACCTGCTCGAGAATCTCTTTGGCTGCTTCGTCCTCACACGAGTCGATGCCGGCGCAGAACGCTTCGAGAACGATCCGATCGATGTGTGCGCGTGCTGCGTGCAACACGTGGTCCTGGACGGAGTTGAAGGCGTCGAACGCGCTCATTTCCTTCGAGTTCTTCTGCAGGCGCCGTGCGACCGTCGACAGTAGATAGTTCTCGCGATCCTCGAACATGCCTATCTGAGTGCCGCGATTGAACAGCGATCCCTCTTCCTCGTTGTCCTGGCGGGAGTCGAGGATGGTCTGGATGATCGTCTGTGCGGCAGTGCGTTTGATCACGCGATCGCCGGCGAACTCCGCGGCGAAGCGAACCCACTCGACCGGGCTCATGCTCTTCACATCGTCGGCATAGGCGGTGAGTAGCTGCTTAGCGACCAGCTGCGTCAACACGTGGTTGTCACCTTCGAACGTGGTGAACACATCGGTGTCCGCTTTGAGCGAGATGAGCCGGTTCTCGGCCAGATAGCCTGCGCCGCCGCAGGCTTCGCGTGCTTCCTGAATTGCGGTGGTCGCATGCCAGGTGTTGGCCGCTTTCAACCCTGCTGCGCGGGACTCCAGCTCGCGCTGCTCCTCTGGATCCGGGTCGTCACTCGTCTGAAGCTCGTGCATCTTTGCCACGAGCTCGTTCTGAGCGAATTGCAACGCATAGGACTTCGCGATCAGTGGGAACAGTCGGCGCTGATGCACCAGATAGTCCATGATAAGGACTTCTTCTTCGGAATCCGGTGCCGTGAACTGCCTGCGCTGCAGGGCATATTGCGTCGCGATATCCAGGGCGACGCGAGCAGCGGCGGCCGCGCTGCCACCGACGGTGACGCGACCACGAATCAACGTGCCGAGCATCGTGAAGAAGCGTCGACTCGAATTCTCGATAGGTGAGGAGTACGTGCCGTCCGCGGCGACGTCGGCGTACTTGTTGAGGAGATTGTCGCGCGGAATGCGGACGTGGTCGAACATGATGCGCCCGTTGTCGACTCCGGGGAGTCCGCCCTTGTACTGGCAGTCGCTGGTCGTAACTCCGGGGAGGTCCGCGCCTTCGGAGTCGCGCAACGGAACGAAGAAGCAGTGGACTCCGTGTCCTTCCGGCTCCTCGCCCGGTCCAGCGGTGATCAACTGCGCGAATACTGCTGCAACGGTGGCAGTTTCGGCTGCGCCGCCGATGTAGTCCTTGCGTGAGGACGGCGTGGGGGAGTGCACGACGAATTCGTCGGTTTCGGCATCGTACGTCGCGGTGGTCTCCAGCGCCTGCACGTCGCTGCCGTGGCCGGTCTCCGTCATCGCAAAACAGCCGAGAAGATCGAGGTCGATGAGGCGCCGCACGTAGGCCTCGTGATGGCGTTCGGTGCCGAGGTTTTCGATGGCTCCACCGAACAGTCCCCATTGCACTCCGGCTTTGACCATCAGTGAAAGGTCCGACATGGCGAGCATCTCGATCATCGTCACGGCCCCGCCGACGTCTCCGCCGCCGCCGTGTTCCTTCTTGAAACCGTCTTCGGCTACGCCGTTTCGAGCAAGTAGCTTCATTTGTTCCAAAGCTTTGGTGCGGGCGATCACGGTGTTCGGGGTGTAGTGCGGACGGAACTCGTCTCGAACGAGTTGCCTACGGGCCTCGTTCTTCACATCACGCCAGCGGCCGTCCAAGGTGTTGCGAAGGTGATCGGAAGTGGTTGCCATACTCGACGGTAACCTCTCGGCCGCCGAGCCGGGACTGAAGGGTCAGGAAGGCCACAGATAATTTCGATCGCACCGCAGAACCTCCAGCATTTATCGATCCTTTAGTGTCGGCGCATCGATACCTCACAGATTCTGCGAACCGATGCCGCGCACGTCTGGCACCCGTACGGCGGCTTTCCCGCCTCGACCGCACCACTTGTCGTGGAGAGTGCAGCCGGCGTCCGGTTGCGACTGAGCGACGGCCGCGAGCTGGTCGACGGCATGAGCTCTTGGTGGGCGGCCGTGCACGGATATCGTCATCCGGTGCTCGACGCAGCGGTGCGGGACCAGCTGGGCAAGATGAGTCACGTCATGTTCGGCGGACTTACCCACGAACCGGCCGCTCGGCTCGCGGAACTTCTGGTGTCGATCACCCCGGATGGCCTCGACAAGGTCTTCTTCGCCGATTCCGGGTCGGTCTCGGTCGAGGTCGCGGTCAAGATGTGTATTCAGTTCTGGCGCAGTCGCGGTCTGCCCCGCAAGAGCAGATTGTTGACCTGGCGTGGCGGCTATCACGGAGACACGTTCGCGCCGATGAGCATTTGTGATCCCGACGGTGGGATGCACACGCTGTGGACCGACGTGCTCAACGCCCAGATCTTCGCCCCCGTTCCTCCGAGTGAATTCGATCCTGACTACGTCGCACTGTTCGAGAAGATTCTCGCGAGCAACGCAGGCGATATTGCGGCGATAGTCGTCGAACCGGTAGTGCAGGGTGCAGGCGGGATGAGGTTCCATGATCCGCGCTACCTCGCCGAGTTGCGGCGGATGGCCGACGACCACGATGTCTTGCTGGTGTTCGATGAGATCGCCACTGGTTTCGGTCGAACCGGCGCCCTCTTCGCGGCCGAACATGCCGGTGTCGCCCCGGACGTCATGTGCGTCGGGAAGGCGTTGACCGGCGGGTACATGACTCTGGCAGCCACCCTGTGTACTTCGGAGGTCGCGGAGGTCATCAGTGCAGGGGAGGCAGGCGGCTTGATGCACGGCCCGACGTTCATGGCGAATCCGTTGGCGTGCGCGGTCGCGGTTGCGGCCGTCGAGCTACTTCTCGCCCGAGACTGGCGTGCGGAGGTGGCTGCAATCGAATCGGGTCTGCGCTCGGGTTTGGCGCCGGCGCAGGCGCTAACCGGAGTTGTGGACGTCCGAGTGCGAGGCGGGATCGGGGTGATCGAGATGAGAGAACCCGTCGATATGCAACTCGCGACGGATACAGCTGTGGCTCACGGTGTGTGGCTTCGTCCGTTCGGCAGGCTGGTCTATGCCATGCCGCCGTACGTGTGCGAAAAGCAGGACGTGGAGCGCATCGCGACGGCAATGGTGGCTATCGCCTCAGCGACTTGAACGCTGTTCAAGTATGGTGTCTCGGGTGAGCACACTCGACTGGCTGACCGAAGCGGCGAACACCCGCCGAACGCTTGGGTTGCATCGGACGCCGAACGCGCGCCGTCAGGACGACTCGGTCATCGATCTCGCGTCGAACGACTACCTCGGCCTGGTTCGCCACCCCGAAGTTGTCGACGCATCCTGCGCTGCCGTGCGTGACTGGGGCACCGGCTCGACCGGATCGAGACTTGTCACCGGGACGACGACGCTGCACTGTGAGCTCGAATCCGAACTCGCAGCCTTCGTCGGCGCGCAATCGGGCCTGGTGTTCTCCTCGGGGTATACCGCGAATCTTGCTGTGGTATCGGCACTTTCGGGCCGAGGCGCACTCGTGATGTCCGACTCGGCCTCGCACGCGTCGCTCGTCGATGCCTGCAGGCTCTCGCGCGCTCGAATCGAGGTATTCGACCGAGCGAACCTCGGCACCGTGGAGCGGACGCTGCAGACGAGGCAGGAAGAGCGAGCACTCCTGGTCACCGACTCGGTGTTCAGCGCCGACGGTGATCTCGCACCGCTGACCGAACTACATGCACTGTGCCGCAAGTACTCCGCTCTGATGATCGTCGACGAAGCCCACGGCCTCGGTGTTCGGGGAGCCGGCGGACGCGGGCTGGTGCACGAACTCGGTCTCCACGGCCTGCCGGACCTGGTCATCACCGCGACGCTGTCCAAAGCGCTCGCATCTCAAGGAGGGGTGGTTCTGGGCCCGCCCGCAGTGCGGGAGCACCTCGTCGACGTCGCCAGGCCGTTCATCTTCGACACCGCTCTCGCACCGGCTGCCGTCGCGGCAGCTCGAGCCGCTCTCGCGGTGCTCGTCCGCGAACCTGCGCGTGCAGTCGCAGTGCGCGAGCGGGCGCAGGATTTGGCCGACATCGTCGGAGTGACGGAACCGGAATCGGCCGTCGTGTCGGTCGTGCTCGGGGATGCGATCGAAGCCTATGAAGCCGCGCAGTACGCCCGCCGACAAGGCGTGCACGTCGGCTGCTTTCGTCCACCGTCGGTCCCCGAGGGCACCTCGCGGTTGCGTCTCACCGCACGGGCCACGCTGACCGAGGGCGATCTCACCGTCGTTCGCGAAGTCCTGGGATCCGTGCTGAACCGATCACTACTGTGAGCGTTCTCTTCGTCACCGGAACGTCCACCGACGTCGGCAAGACCGTCGTCACCGCCGCGCTGGCGGCGACAGTACGCGCGTCGGGACGCTCTGTGGCGGTATGTAAACCCGCACAGACCGGTGTCGCACCCGGCGAGCCGGGCGACCTCGAGGAAATTTCTCGACTCACCGGTGTCGACAATCTATTGGAACTGGCCCGCTACCCCGAACCCTTGGCACCCGACGTCGCGGCTCGGCGCAGCTCGATGCCTCTACTTCGACTCGAAGAC
This region of Rhodococcus sp. PAMC28707 genomic DNA includes:
- a CDS encoding heavy-metal-associated domain-containing protein — translated: MTCQHCAASVSEEISELEGVTGVDVDVASGEVVVTSDQDIDAAAIASAVTEAGYTLVSR
- a CDS encoding PQQ-dependent sugar dehydrogenase yields the protein MTMTLACSSGSVARDDSGAPALDVTTELDGLSRPWDVVAAPDGAILTGERSGRFIVERADGSVADLEADLGDLYAEGETGLMGIELAPDFSSSRTLYTCQGVLGKSDSEGNRIAVVRWSVDAAWTELTRVATVLDGIPVAGNGRHGGCRILAAEDGSLFVGTGDTASPTVPQDRTSLGGKVLHIDADGSPAADAPDRVYTLGHRNVQGLAFAPGTDRLYEVEQGTSRDDELNLLVPAGNYGYKPDREPGIYDESVEMTDPDRVPGARAAVWSSGSPTIATPGLAFADGAAWGEWNGAAVVSSQQGQKLVFLKLTDDGTGVARHAVALENEYGRLRSVTGLSDGSLLVTTDNGSDDKVLRISPR
- a CDS encoding acyl-CoA dehydrogenase; the protein is MATTSDHLRNTLDGRWRDVKNEARRQLVRDEFRPHYTPNTVIARTKALEQMKLLARNGVAEDGFKKEHGGGGDVGGAVTMIEMLAMSDLSLMVKAGVQWGLFGGAIENLGTERHHEAYVRRLIDLDLLGCFAMTETGHGSDVQALETTATYDAETDEFVVHSPTPSSRKDYIGGAAETATVAAVFAQLITAGPGEEPEGHGVHCFFVPLRDSEGADLPGVTTSDCQYKGGLPGVDNGRIMFDHVRIPRDNLLNKYADVAADGTYSSPIENSSRRFFTMLGTLIRGRVTVGGSAAAAARVALDIATQYALQRRQFTAPDSEEEVLIMDYLVHQRRLFPLIAKSYALQFAQNELVAKMHELQTSDDPDPEEQRELESRAAGLKAANTWHATTAIQEAREACGGAGYLAENRLISLKADTDVFTTFEGDNHVLTQLVAKQLLTAYADDVKSMSPVEWVRFAAEFAGDRVIKRTAAQTIIQTILDSRQDNEEEGSLFNRGTQIGMFEDRENYLLSTVARRLQKNSKEMSAFDAFNSVQDHVLHAARAHIDRIVLEAFCAGIDSCEDEAAKEILEQVCDIYALSVIEEDKAWFVEHRYLSTERSKAVTRGINERCRSLRPHALELVEGFGVPEELLGAAMLGHPGAGSDEESADHPSKAHAV
- a CDS encoding adenosylmethionine--8-amino-7-oxononanoate transaminase — protein: MDTSQILRTDAAHVWHPYGGFPASTAPLVVESAAGVRLRLSDGRELVDGMSSWWAAVHGYRHPVLDAAVRDQLGKMSHVMFGGLTHEPAARLAELLVSITPDGLDKVFFADSGSVSVEVAVKMCIQFWRSRGLPRKSRLLTWRGGYHGDTFAPMSICDPDGGMHTLWTDVLNAQIFAPVPPSEFDPDYVALFEKILASNAGDIAAIVVEPVVQGAGGMRFHDPRYLAELRRMADDHDVLLVFDEIATGFGRTGALFAAEHAGVAPDVMCVGKALTGGYMTLAATLCTSEVAEVISAGEAGGLMHGPTFMANPLACAVAVAAVELLLARDWRAEVAAIESGLRSGLAPAQALTGVVDVRVRGGIGVIEMREPVDMQLATDTAVAHGVWLRPFGRLVYAMPPYVCEKQDVERIATAMVAIASAT
- a CDS encoding 8-amino-7-oxononanoate synthase — encoded protein: MVSRVSTLDWLTEAANTRRTLGLHRTPNARRQDDSVIDLASNDYLGLVRHPEVVDASCAAVRDWGTGSTGSRLVTGTTTLHCELESELAAFVGAQSGLVFSSGYTANLAVVSALSGRGALVMSDSASHASLVDACRLSRARIEVFDRANLGTVERTLQTRQEERALLVTDSVFSADGDLAPLTELHALCRKYSALMIVDEAHGLGVRGAGGRGLVHELGLHGLPDLVITATLSKALASQGGVVLGPPAVREHLVDVARPFIFDTALAPAAVAAARAALAVLVREPARAVAVRERAQDLADIVGVTEPESAVVSVVLGDAIEAYEAAQYARRQGVHVGCFRPPSVPEGTSRLRLTARATLTEGDLTVVREVLGSVLNRSLL